tagctaacaaaatgttcttgtttatttatttttttatttatttaatttatttaaaacactGCATCCATAAATGGGTTTTCATGCAgatgttaaaaaaaatatataaaaatgtacaaaaagcAGAACACATACAATGAAAACAGTAAGGTGGAAAATGAAATCTACAATGACACATAAAAAACACAAAGCTACTTGATTCTATTGTTTGCAACAATGGATGCCCTATATGCAAAAGATCTATTATGCACATTTGGGATATTGGGTAATTGCTTCTAGTATTGTGCGAATGAATTGAAGAGTTTGTAGTCAATAGATCTGAAATATAGGATGGAACTTTGTTTCTGAGACATTTGTTAACaagtttgttgaaatgtttatcGTGCCTTTCTTGAATTGTTGGCCAGTCTAACGAGATTCTAGCAGCAGTAACGTGATCAGATTTTTTCAGACCACATTGAATGAGGACTGATTGATAATGCGTTGCAAGCTGTCTTTAAGTGTAAGGTTACAGTTTGAGTAGATGCTATCACAGTAATCTAAGAGTGAGAAAACAGTGGCAGAGATTACATGTTTTCCAATGTTGTCGGGTATACATCGTCTGGCCCGGGCCAGTCTGATGAGGCGGTATCCGCAGGCCCGACTGCAGTCTTTTTTGTAAtaagtattggaaattgtcagaaacctgaggattttatgactgaatatgtttcgATCAAGACTTaccatactttcagttaaagTTTCTGATGGCCGGGAagcaagacatttttgaaacatttagtgcgatatttgacactgacagtgataaGCGACGTTGATGACGGGTACAGTGATATAATccataaacaaatctaacgttggcaaatcttttatttctgtaatgatcctCAAATCtcaaggacaactgtctatgttgtacacatagatcatacatcactgcctagtctagttcctatacctgtcgactgttCTCAACaatctctagctctgtgcatgttgtggagatgaacgtaacgcgaactaactagactacaagtacaatcatggcggcatcagaaaatatttgtttcattcgaatttgagagttgagaaatcgtattaaattctttcgagatttctcaaaaatcgtttccatatgttttggcactatccGGCAATAACcctcgtcatgtaaatgacaacgaCTGACATCGTAGAAAAAAATACGGagacagagcggagaccaaactagagtcggtactcaccccaccacgacgtATGTATTTttgcgtttgttttgaaatagctggggtggtactcgtacacatcgggataactcggagaagcacatgtttgtgattttattgactgttttctgagatgagacattgggtttggaaatacaagtttaatcaatcataaaacagccatgacatttctaccaaactcgagATCGCACGTTGCTATCTagtgtacagtaagtatggaagtGTAAAGCTTAGTCCGCTCTGGTCCGTgcgatacttgtgaagttaattttgaagttttcccGATTATGTTGTCCAAACACgagacctacatgtaatctgtaatctgtaaaaatgtcatctatctaacgattttgatgttttcaaatttacgtAACGATCGACCAAATGCCGACGCTGTACGTGTGCAAATGTAatctagtacattgtacaaatgatacaagtaagttagttcgtacccaagaatatcagtttacaatttcaattatacaaattgtcactgtgtaataacAGTGTTTGGATGGTGTTggaacaggtccctcaaaatataattttctcgggctattatgtttatatatatatctttatagaaatacgtgtttcaccaagactgggtgtctggccgtacgtacgcaccggaaaaaaacgtagcagaaacactgtcacttggaaaaaatataacaagggactcttttggattaggcaagaactacatgtaaccaatatgtgtgaacagccactaacatgttgataaactacctgggttggatttaccaaatgctcctcccagataaacaaacctacttccgtagcgtgggcacatagcctggTTGCACCTTGGGCTTTAACTGATCGTCTTGAAACCAGTCCAAATGTCTGAATATTCTTGATTGAAATATCAGAAAGAGCTCAGTTGATACGTAATATTTGaaactactgttttatttttgtattattacaGAATTTCCTGGAATTTCTAACAACATGTTGCTTGTTAGTAAAATCGCTTCAGATGTGATGACACCTAACCATGAATTTGGTTGGCATAGTTCAATTTCATTAGATGTACTAGCTTTGACATGAATAAGTAGATAAGACCTTACATAGCCAAACTTTCTTCGACATCGTGAGCACTCTAAAAAACACCCCTTGCAATGAAGTGTTCCTTCGATTTTATAGTGACTAAACACTAAACACGCAAGAATCTAAACGGGGACAAGAAACATGcatgttgaatattttgatCAAGCTATTCAGTAAACAACACACTTACAAACATTGAGCTGAAGACATTAGAAATTTATTTACCTTATCGAGAGGAGAGGCCGGTTTTGCTAGAAGCCCACCAATGTACTTACTGCTTGGCATCAAAGGACGTGGGAATTCAAAGGTAaaatcaaaaccaaacagaGCCACTTCAGAAGTTCCCATCAGTTCGTGTAACGTTGCATCCGGTCTGATATTATGTTTGACTTTCAAAGTTTCATATGGCGCCAAAAGCAAGAAATTGGAAACTAAGTAAGACATAACGTAGTGTCCAAAGTTTTTAAGCCTTTGGAAAATGTTCATCTGGTCTGGTAGACCTGAATACATAGCTGGAACATAGGATGGGTAGGATGGAATATGATGGAGTGAACTATCTATCATTGGGAAAATCCGTTGTGTTGAAACGGAAACAAATGGCAGGCCTAGCATTTGTACAATCAGAATATGACATGGGTTGACATAGTTGGCcaatacaatgtcatattgtgaTGACCGCAAGAGCTCGAAAAGGCCATCGTCCTGTAGAAGCATATCACAATCACGAGACAAGCCTTTGATGATGTTCACTGTATCCCAGATGGTACCCGTGCCATTTAATGAACCTTCCATTTGTATCATAGCCATTTCCTTAACACATTCGTCAGTAAAGGTGCCCTGGTATTTCACAAATGAAAACTTCGATTGGTCAGCTTTGATTTGCTTCGCTTGCATTACATTGATTCCTTGATTGATCAGCATGGTAGCGTTGTGTCCTCTATCAACCATGGTTCGCCCTACCTTTGACATAAACATGTAGTGGCTCCCTAGTGGATAACCTGGGAGAATCAGAAGTTTACTGCATGACGATGTATGTACCAATGACATAAATAATACGAGATATCCGAAATCTAAAACGAGTGCCATTTTCGTATTTAAGAGCCCACCTGGTGGTCACACCCAGAGGAGGATGAAAGGggtgcagagcatgatgggtaagAATAACTGTGAAAGCTCATTACGCAGTGATATGATGAGCCTCCATTGTGTACACTTCGATCGTGCAGGTACGTTTACAATGGCTGGCTGCTCATTGCTCACCAGCCGTAGTTTCGGGcatcaactcgccgtaactttcacaatAATTCATCATATTGGATACTATAAAAGCGAAAATCTCGACTGATATTTCTCCCTCCGTGCTAGAAGAAtagattttggaattattgataggaataATGTGATTTTTCGGCGATTTCGTGAAGAATACTTGACCCCGCTGAGGTCTTAAATTTCGGCCCTGTTTTTCGCCCTTTTGTTGTTtcgcccaaaatttacaaattttgcaaaatagatGGATTCTTGTTATGTGTACTTTTAAATGGCTATAGTTAGAAATAGACAAGGTCTACTCAAGATTTTCGGTAGAAAGTGGGTGATCCAGCCAGACATACAAGATTCTAAATGGTCTGGATTCCTGCAATGTCTCATTTCAAACGTCATCAACGTCTACACGAGGACATAACTTAAAGCTTGCAAAGCCATCCGTTAGACTAAATACAAGGAAATATTTTTTCACTCCCAGGATCATAGACAAATGGAACAGTCTACCATCACATGTGGTGAATGCAACATCAGTCAACGTTTTCAAAAATCTGTACGATGCTCTGCCTTAGTATTATATGGTGTCCaatccatgacaaaattacTTGATAAGAGTGAAAAGGACAAAATTTTAAAGGTGATCccaaatgctcacattcactattgcaattttgctagacgacatgtttgtgaaacgtattctggttttaaaactttaaaaaaagcgtctgcaaacatcttaaaatgaccttttttcagtcagttcccttcggatttacttcgagagttttcgggattttgtgacgtcatagaggGACATCGTTAGCATGCAGGCTacgacgagcgtagtcaacaggtgaataaaactcaacagcattgtgaaaaaatacatcgcaggtggttgtaatagacatcagtaaacaaaaactacagtctacatgtcttattaaccaacatttactgatatttactcacactttctgacttaTTATCAGTGTCTgtggtataaatgctaaaatattatgtccccatattatggcaaaataaatcaaatggctagactagatatacataaacacttgtaatgtcgggtgtttcacattcaatgacggcatattttagcctacTATACTGGTACTCATGTCGCCTTTTGAAGGACGcatttaaaaacaaagtaaacatatttcatctcgaataaatatactaggtaTTAGAATACccatgggaaacttcaagaaggtgTATCAGGACATGcagtgccacaatatatttgttggtcccataatacactaatggATTCGATTTGCTCCAAGCATATGGAATTACGCTCCGAGTCACTGCatgtagctttaggtataggtgggtataagAGGTatagagtagagtgaatcataggtttctgtcaactttttatattttcatcatcttctccgaaagtgactgtcagaattcttcgatatttggtgtgcatgttccctgaggggaggctattcagatttgtccatgccaagttgatctgtgccattttcaattttttatgattttttttcaaaaaaatgatattttcatcatctcctcaaatacttcttgtcagattgctttgatatctggtgtgttgatgcacagggggtagcttactcagatttgttaatttcaagtcagcacatcttcttttctatttttaatgatttttttttgtaatttaaagaaaaaatgaatatggtaatgagcattatggccgacgccatattggaaatcagtccacgagactttaagtaaactgccacttttcaaaagacactattgacatcaaacaagcaatgtaatatgtgctatagtcataattctacgcattgtgcgcccaaatgacaagtgtttgttcgaaacagggttgtaaacttcaaatccaaattttgcaccccttctacataatcagccagtccgcaacaaaccacatttgcatacaatctatcctcATATGTTCCAGATAGCGACACTTTGAATGACTGCTCACAGGCCTTATTTttcggtattttcaactcgccgtagctttcactagagttccccattttagatactgaaaacgtctaaacctcaactgatatctcttctttcgtgccagcaaaataatttttggcattacatttaggaataccaaatttttgacgaattcgggacgcatacttgaggccctgaaatttcgacccagtttttcgctcatagcatggaagtataaccctccatgctcatagtttcctcaatacagaccggaaagtttacaaatttcacaaaaaggtggatttttatgtgttttaaataaccatggcaagtaaatttagtaggatcgttgtgtaacggtcccgaccgttcaagaattttcggtagaaaatgactgatttgaccCAGAAGCTAAAGATGACCTCGTTTGACGTCTGGGTGATTTTCCACAGCAACAGCAcgggagttcttggtactcactaaaatcacacttcagacccactataaaagtgtgatgttttcagataaactgtatcttgtgattaattctatattgtcgtgcaatttggagtgacagtgaaccaaaatgaagacaactcgtgtaaggaaggcatgccttggcatgcggttgaagttatgcaagagcagtctcactgccgactgtgaatcgaccaaactgtGTTTATTGGCGGACAGTTtatat
The genomic region above belongs to Glandiceps talaboti chromosome 8, keGlaTala1.1, whole genome shotgun sequence and contains:
- the LOC144439186 gene encoding 2-hydroxyacylsphingosine 1-beta-galactosyltransferase-like, with amino-acid sequence MALVLDFGYLVLFMSLVHTSSCSKLLILPGYPLGSHYMFMSKVGRTMVDRGHNATMLINQGINVMQAKQIKADQSKFSFVKYQGTFTDECVKEMAMIQMEGSLNGTGTIWDTVNIIKGLSRDCDMLLQDDGLFELLRSSQYDIVLANYVNPCHILIVQMLGLPFVSVSTQRIFPMIDSSLHHIPSYPSYVPAMYSGLPDQMNIFQRLKNFGHYVMSYLVSNFLLLAPYETLKVKHNIRPDATLHELMGTSEVALFGFDFTFEFPRPLMPSSKYIGGLLAKPASPLDKEFDEYVQSAENGIVVFSLGSLINLASNMDKAEMFVRAFARLPQKVIMRYDGPSPPGVGSNTKLAKWLPQNDLLGHPKTKAFVGHGGINGVYEAIYHGVPMVGVPLHGDQYDNFARLVDKGMCLTVDVRTLTQDKIYNAITTVIQDKSYKENAMRLSAIHRDSPMTPSETTAFWIEHVIKHGGQHLRPASFQLNTFQYFLLDVMLVLLLAVGLIVYVLQKLLGLCCQVCCRNVGKEKSE